In Ostrea edulis chromosome 4, xbOstEdul1.1, whole genome shotgun sequence, a single window of DNA contains:
- the LOC125671233 gene encoding peroxiredoxin-like 2C — protein sequence MSKTEEKDGTEITADEINHLEMSRGERPEPSDFKFNFSKARDMFVLDEGGNKIKFGDIYKHQKTIVIFSRHFLCFICKDYIEDLAKVPLEFLQEAGVRIVVIGPAPNKFIQSFKKETGYMYTMYTDPERELYNVLGMKSNPQFGKGSGKNKHLKHGMISGILSSTWRAMKSQEYQGHVRQQGAEYILGPDEEVHFMHICENSTDQTPINELLQIAGVKPVSFPKDKPIIDV from the exons ATGTCTAAGACAGAAGAAAAAGACGGAACTGAAATCACAGCAGACGAAATAAATCATTTAGAAATGTCTAGGGGAGAAAGACCAGAACCGTCTGACTTTAAATTCAACTTTTCGAAAGCAAGGGACATGTTTGTCTTGGATGAAGGaggaaacaaaataaaattcggAGATATCTATAAACATCAGAAAACGATAGTTATATTCTCAAGG CATTTCCTGTGCTTTATTTGTAAAGACTACATTGAAG ATTTAGCAAAGGTACCATTAGAATTTTTACAG GAAGCTGGTGTAAGAATAGTTGTGATTGGTCCTGCTCCCAATAAATTTATACAG TCATTCAAAAAAGAAACAggatatatgtatacaatgtataccgACCCTGAGAGGGAACTCTACAATGTCCTTGGTATGAAAAGCAACCCTCAGTTTGGAAAAGGATCAGGAA AGAACAAGCACCTTAAACATGGCATGATATCAGGAATTTTGAGTAGTACATGGAGAGCTATGAAGTCTCAGGAATACCAGGGTCATGTACGGCAGCAAGGGGCAGAGTACATCCTAGGACCAG atgAGGAGGTCCATTTCATGCATATTTGTGAAAATTCCACAGACCAGACTCCAATTAATGAACTTTTACAGATTGCAGGTGTCAAGCCAGTTAGCTTTCCAAAAGATAAACCAATCATTGatgtttaa